A genomic segment from Longimicrobiaceae bacterium encodes:
- the mfd gene encoding transcription-repair coupling factor, which yields MPHPLLIEAFRSAPAFRELAAALPRAGESLLAEGLAGASPALLVGALHRVRPERIWVLVVSTPDGAEQVAADLEALLGEGAVHLYPQRESLPYEEAEPHVEIGGARVEALEALLGGRTALLVTTTRALQELSPAVDGLADLRLELRVGEEIRLGDLSARLEEMGFERVATVEEVGQFALRGGIVDVFGFGTPEPARIEFWGDQVESIRHFDLLTQLSVSSVESIQVLPVDLRPSAAKAGRERKPASGNGAGAPGGRRSLLDYLPPETVLVHLTGGATRAELERTWTEVQRLHQAEVQRGAGPEGPEALFLPAAEAAARLGRFPQVFVGVGPDAGRTLRFRAAPPEAIDRDMARLGDVLRGGAARGERTLVLCDNQGQLDRLQELLDELRVRSEVTLALGSVSGGFILADADPPLRVLTDHEIFRRTRRIRRRRRFRGGAALESLAALKPGEYVVHMDHGIGQFRRMERVRVGEEEFETLVVEYAGGELLRVPVHRVDLIERWVSENEEGPPPRVHKIGGKDWTRTKQKAKKAIQEMTAELLELYAAREAEAGYAFGADSRWQREMESAFLFEDTPDQRQATEDVKRDMESPRPMDRLICGDVGYGKTEVAVRAAFKAVQDGKQVAVLVPTTILAEQHLHTFSERLADFPVRIEALSRFRTAKEQAVVLEKLERGEVDVIVGTHRLLSPDVKFHDLGLIVVDEEQRFGVKHKERLKQLRRTVDVLTLTATPIPRTLHFSLLGLRDMTLIQTPPRDRQPIITHVLPWADAVLEDAIRRELDRGGQVFFVHNRVETIATVAKRVGDLVPDARVGVAHGQMKEKELEEVMTRFIEGEVEILVATAIIESGLDVPRANTLVVNRADHFGLSQLYQIRGRVGRSHHRAYCYLLVPDEVSEEAEKRLRVLEHYTELGSGYRIALKDLELRGAGNILGSEQSGSVHAVGFDTYMRLLEETVRQIKGDGRAPARKPTDVSVDGVALIPDEYVPDEAQKLHFYRRLAREEDPGRIEALRRELRDRYGPVPPEAEALLATASLRLLGGALGIERILVRPWDVRLNFRTGVVPRMVSLQRVLAARQFDVEVRRPIPLSLTLHRRGTEPILATLVDALRELEQERAAAA from the coding sequence GTGCCGCATCCGCTCCTGATCGAAGCGTTCCGCTCCGCCCCCGCGTTCCGGGAGCTCGCCGCCGCGCTCCCGCGCGCGGGCGAGTCGCTCCTGGCGGAGGGCCTCGCGGGTGCGTCGCCCGCCCTCCTGGTGGGCGCGCTCCACCGCGTCCGCCCCGAGCGGATCTGGGTCCTCGTCGTCTCCACCCCGGACGGAGCCGAGCAGGTGGCCGCCGACCTGGAGGCGCTCCTGGGCGAGGGCGCGGTGCACCTGTACCCGCAGCGCGAGTCGCTCCCGTACGAGGAGGCGGAGCCGCACGTGGAGATCGGCGGCGCCCGCGTGGAGGCGCTGGAGGCGCTCCTCGGCGGGCGCACCGCGCTCCTGGTCACCACCACGCGCGCGCTGCAGGAGCTCTCCCCCGCCGTGGACGGGCTCGCCGACCTCCGCCTGGAGCTGCGGGTGGGCGAGGAGATCCGCCTGGGCGACCTGAGCGCCCGGCTGGAGGAGATGGGCTTCGAGCGGGTGGCGACGGTGGAGGAGGTGGGGCAGTTCGCGCTCCGCGGCGGGATCGTGGACGTGTTCGGCTTCGGCACCCCGGAGCCGGCGCGCATCGAGTTCTGGGGCGACCAGGTCGAGTCGATCCGCCACTTCGACCTCCTCACCCAGCTCTCGGTCAGCTCCGTGGAGAGCATCCAGGTGCTCCCGGTGGACCTGCGGCCCTCCGCGGCGAAGGCGGGTCGCGAGCGGAAGCCGGCGTCCGGAAACGGCGCCGGAGCGCCGGGCGGGCGCCGCTCGCTCCTGGACTACCTCCCGCCGGAGACGGTGCTGGTGCACCTCACCGGCGGCGCCACACGCGCCGAGCTGGAGCGCACCTGGACCGAGGTGCAGCGCCTCCACCAGGCCGAGGTGCAGCGCGGGGCGGGCCCCGAGGGCCCCGAGGCGCTCTTCCTCCCCGCCGCCGAGGCGGCGGCGCGCCTCGGCCGGTTCCCGCAGGTGTTCGTGGGGGTGGGGCCCGACGCCGGCCGGACGCTCCGCTTCCGCGCCGCGCCGCCCGAGGCCATCGACCGCGACATGGCCCGCCTGGGCGACGTGCTCCGCGGCGGGGCCGCGCGCGGCGAGCGGACTCTGGTGCTCTGCGACAACCAGGGGCAGCTCGACCGGCTCCAGGAGCTGCTGGACGAGCTCCGCGTCCGCTCCGAGGTGACGCTCGCCCTGGGATCCGTCTCCGGCGGCTTCATCCTCGCCGACGCCGACCCGCCGCTCCGCGTCCTCACGGACCACGAGATCTTCCGGCGCACCCGCCGCATCCGCCGCAGGCGGCGGTTCCGGGGGGGAGCCGCGCTGGAAAGCCTGGCGGCGCTCAAGCCGGGGGAGTACGTGGTCCACATGGACCACGGCATCGGGCAGTTCCGGCGGATGGAGCGCGTCCGCGTCGGCGAGGAGGAGTTCGAGACCCTGGTGGTGGAGTACGCCGGGGGAGAGCTGCTGCGCGTCCCCGTGCACCGGGTGGACCTGATCGAGCGCTGGGTCTCCGAGAACGAGGAGGGTCCCCCGCCCCGCGTCCACAAGATCGGGGGGAAGGACTGGACCCGCACCAAGCAGAAGGCGAAGAAGGCGATCCAGGAGATGACGGCCGAGCTCCTGGAGCTGTACGCGGCCCGGGAGGCAGAGGCGGGGTACGCTTTCGGCGCCGACTCGCGCTGGCAGCGGGAGATGGAGTCCGCCTTCCTCTTCGAGGACACCCCGGACCAGCGCCAGGCCACCGAGGACGTCAAGCGCGACATGGAGTCGCCCCGCCCCATGGACCGCCTGATCTGCGGCGACGTGGGGTACGGGAAGACCGAGGTGGCGGTCCGCGCCGCCTTCAAGGCGGTGCAGGACGGGAAGCAGGTGGCGGTCCTGGTCCCCACCACGATCCTCGCCGAGCAGCACCTGCACACCTTCTCCGAGCGGCTGGCGGACTTCCCGGTGCGGATCGAGGCGCTCTCGCGCTTCCGCACCGCGAAGGAGCAGGCCGTCGTGCTGGAGAAGCTGGAGCGCGGCGAGGTGGACGTCATCGTGGGGACGCACCGGCTCCTCTCCCCCGACGTGAAGTTCCACGACCTGGGGCTGATCGTGGTGGACGAGGAGCAGCGCTTCGGGGTGAAGCACAAGGAGCGGCTCAAGCAGCTCCGGCGCACGGTGGACGTCCTGACGCTCACCGCCACGCCGATCCCGCGGACCCTGCACTTCTCGCTGCTGGGGCTCCGGGACATGACGCTGATCCAGACTCCCCCGCGCGACCGGCAGCCCATCATCACCCACGTCCTCCCCTGGGCGGACGCGGTGCTGGAGGACGCCATCCGCCGGGAGCTGGACCGGGGCGGGCAGGTCTTCTTCGTCCACAACCGGGTGGAGACCATCGCCACGGTGGCGAAGCGGGTCGGTGACCTGGTCCCGGACGCCCGCGTGGGGGTGGCGCACGGGCAGATGAAGGAGAAGGAGCTGGAGGAGGTGATGACCCGCTTCATCGAGGGGGAGGTGGAGATCCTGGTCGCCACCGCCATCATCGAGTCCGGGCTGGACGTCCCCCGCGCAAACACCCTGGTCGTCAACCGCGCCGACCACTTCGGCCTGTCGCAGCTCTATCAGATCCGCGGCCGCGTGGGACGGAGCCACCACCGCGCGTACTGCTACCTCCTGGTCCCCGACGAGGTCTCGGAGGAGGCGGAGAAGCGGCTGCGCGTCCTGGAGCACTACACCGAGCTGGGGAGCGGATACCGCATCGCCCTGAAGGACCTCGAGCTGCGGGGCGCGGGTAACATCCTGGGCTCGGAGCAGTCCGGCTCCGTGCACGCGGTCGGGTTCGACACCTACATGCGCCTCCTGGAGGAGACCGTCCGCCAGATCAAGGGGGACGGCAGGGCGCCCGCGCGGAAGCCCACCGACGTCTCGGTGGACGGGGTGGCGCTGATCCCGGACGAATACGTGCCGGACGAGGCGCAGAAGCTCCACTTCTACCGCCGTCTCGCCCGCGAGGAGGACCCGGGGCGGATCGAGGCGCTGCGCCGCGAGCTTCGCGACCGCTACGGGCCGGTGCCGCCCGAGGCGGAGGCGCTCCTCGCCACCGCCTCGCTGCGGCTGCTCGGCGGCGCGCTGGGGATCGAGCGGATCCTGGTGCGCCCCTGGGACGTGCGGCTCAACTTCCGCACCGGGGTCGTCCCGCGCATGGTGAGCCTGCAGCGGGTGCTGGCGGCGCGGCAGTTCGACGTGGAGGTGCGCCGCCCGATCCCGCTCTCGCTGACGCTGCACCGCCGCGGCACCGAGCCGATCCTCGCCACCCTGGTGGACGCCCTCCGGGAGCTGGAGCAGGAGAGGGCCGCCGCGGCGTAG
- a CDS encoding DUF4384 domain-containing protein has product MRNLFAALALLAASGAAGAAPARAAALPAADAPAAQAYDLRVRVWADDDRDLFRSGDRVRVQFHATRSAYVAVIHLTTDGEVEFLYPRSPWDDGYVRGGRNYSLPFAGGTGDWRVRGSPGIGYLYVVASEEPLDFRAFQNRSGSAWEYRRIGSGVRGDPYYALDRITELLVPDWDYGEFATDYYAYHVGSRHAYPRYACYDRYADPYSWGGYYDRCDRLVVLLRDDPYYYDPHRHRRARGYYLADSRRAEPLHRYKEPAAAIGRDYDRDRSGRLPPLRRTGGSARDEVTRTRPESRPRVDTPVLDRRSDYQQGQQPRQTEQERKRSREQEERRRDDERSRPVLERRPTDPETSRPRVTAPQREPQRESPPERTRSEAPPKQERPPPSDEGGARVRPEGFQ; this is encoded by the coding sequence ATGAGAAACCTGTTCGCCGCCCTCGCCCTGCTCGCCGCCTCCGGCGCCGCCGGGGCGGCCCCCGCCCGCGCCGCCGCGCTCCCCGCGGCGGACGCACCCGCCGCACAGGCGTACGACCTCCGGGTCCGTGTCTGGGCGGACGACGACCGCGACCTCTTCCGCTCGGGCGACCGGGTGCGCGTGCAGTTCCACGCGACCCGGAGCGCCTACGTGGCCGTGATCCACCTCACCACCGACGGCGAGGTGGAGTTCCTCTACCCGCGCTCCCCGTGGGACGACGGATACGTGCGCGGCGGGCGCAACTACTCGCTCCCCTTCGCCGGGGGCACCGGCGACTGGAGGGTCCGCGGCTCGCCCGGGATCGGATACCTGTACGTGGTGGCCTCGGAGGAGCCGCTCGACTTCCGGGCCTTCCAGAACCGCTCCGGCTCGGCGTGGGAGTACCGCCGCATCGGCTCGGGGGTGCGGGGGGACCCGTACTACGCCCTGGACCGCATCACGGAGCTCCTGGTGCCGGACTGGGACTACGGGGAGTTCGCGACCGACTACTACGCGTACCACGTGGGGTCGCGCCACGCCTACCCGCGCTACGCCTGCTACGACCGGTACGCCGACCCCTACTCGTGGGGGGGGTACTACGACCGCTGCGACCGGCTGGTCGTGTTGCTGCGCGACGACCCGTACTATTATGATCCGCACCGCCACCGGCGCGCCCGTGGCTACTACCTGGCGGACTCCCGCAGGGCGGAGCCGCTGCACCGCTACAAGGAGCCGGCCGCCGCGATCGGCCGCGACTACGACCGCGACCGCAGCGGCCGCCTCCCGCCCCTGCGCCGCACGGGCGGCTCGGCCCGGGACGAGGTCACGCGCACCCGCCCGGAGTCCCGGCCGCGCGTGGACACCCCGGTGCTGGACCGCCGGAGCGACTACCAGCAGGGCCAGCAGCCGCGCCAGACGGAGCAGGAGCGGAAGCGCTCGCGGGAGCAGGAGGAGCGTCGGCGCGACGACGAGCGGTCCCGCCCGGTCCTGGAGCGCCGCCCCACCGATCCGGAGACCTCGCGGCCCCGGGTGACGGCACCGCAGCGCGAGCCCCAGCGCGAGTCTCCGCCGGAGCGGACGCGCTCGGAAGCGCCGCCGAAGCAGGAACGACCCCCACCCTCCGACGAAGGCGGCGCCCGCGTCCGGCCGGAGGGATTCCAGTAG
- a CDS encoding M28 family peptidase: MYSRIAFLASDAMRGRNTPSPELNIAAQALIDHHRRLGLEPAGENGTYLQWYPFPLRGLNTAGTRLDVVTSRGTQTLRLGRDFFTRGATTADVSAPLVFVGKGTAEALGEGSLRERAAVVTLPGTWGVPFRVERNRQAAAARQAGASAVIHVLDATWTADSIAKYQEFTARPTRALGGAAPGLPGFPQFFVTQAAARRMFAAGNVNFDQALQAAASGDARQVPLAGVRITGGAPFRDLDREEAPNVVAVLRGSDPALRDEYVVLSAHFDHEGVGRPDASGDSIYNGADDNGSGTAALMEISEAMASLPTRPRRSVVFLHVSGEEKGLLGSEWYSDHPTLPLQQIVANVNVDMIARNSPDSIVVIGKDYSTLGPTVNAIRARHPELNLVAADDIWPQERFFFRSDHFNFARKEVPSIFFFSGVHPDYHRPGDHVEKIDADKAARVARLVFYLANEVANADQRPQWDPAGLAEVRALTR; encoded by the coding sequence ATGTACTCGCGCATCGCGTTCCTCGCGTCGGACGCCATGCGCGGGCGCAACACGCCGAGTCCCGAGCTGAACATCGCGGCGCAAGCGCTGATCGACCACCACCGCCGCCTGGGGCTGGAGCCGGCCGGAGAAAACGGCACGTACCTGCAGTGGTACCCGTTCCCCCTGCGCGGGCTGAACACCGCCGGGACCCGGCTGGACGTCGTCACCTCCCGCGGCACCCAGACGCTGCGCCTGGGGCGGGACTTCTTCACCCGCGGCGCTACGACCGCCGACGTGAGCGCCCCGCTCGTGTTCGTGGGGAAGGGGACGGCGGAGGCGCTCGGCGAGGGGAGCCTGCGCGAGCGGGCGGCCGTGGTGACGCTCCCCGGGACCTGGGGCGTGCCCTTCCGGGTGGAGCGCAACCGGCAGGCGGCCGCTGCGCGGCAGGCCGGCGCATCGGCGGTCATCCACGTCCTGGACGCCACCTGGACGGCGGACAGCATCGCCAAGTACCAGGAGTTCACCGCCCGGCCGACCCGGGCGCTCGGAGGCGCCGCGCCGGGGCTCCCGGGTTTCCCGCAGTTCTTCGTCACGCAGGCCGCCGCGCGGCGGATGTTCGCGGCGGGGAACGTGAACTTCGACCAGGCCCTGCAGGCCGCCGCGTCGGGCGACGCCCGGCAGGTCCCGCTGGCGGGGGTCCGGATCACGGGGGGGGCGCCGTTCCGCGACCTCGACCGTGAGGAGGCGCCGAACGTGGTCGCCGTGCTGCGGGGGAGCGACCCCGCGCTCCGCGACGAGTACGTGGTGCTCTCCGCGCACTTCGACCACGAGGGCGTGGGGAGGCCGGACGCGAGCGGCGACTCCATCTACAACGGCGCCGACGACAACGGCTCCGGCACCGCCGCGCTCATGGAGATCTCGGAGGCCATGGCCTCCCTCCCGACGCGCCCGCGCCGCTCCGTGGTGTTCCTGCACGTGAGCGGCGAGGAGAAGGGGCTGCTGGGCTCCGAGTGGTACTCGGACCACCCGACGCTCCCGCTGCAGCAGATCGTGGCGAACGTGAACGTCGACATGATCGCGCGGAACTCGCCGGACAGCATCGTGGTGATCGGGAAGGACTACTCCACCCTGGGGCCCACCGTGAACGCGATCCGCGCGCGCCACCCGGAGCTGAACCTGGTGGCCGCCGACGACATCTGGCCGCAGGAGCGCTTCTTCTTCCGCTCGGACCACTTCAACTTCGCCCGGAAGGAGGTCCCCTCGATCTTCTTCTTCAGCGGGGTGCACCCGGACTACCACCGCCCCGGCGACCACGTCGAGAAGATCGACGCGGACAAGGCGGCGCGGGTGGCCCGCCTGGTGTTCTACCTCGCCAACGAGGTCGCGAACGCCGACCAGCGCCCGCAGTGGGACCCGGCGGGGCTGGCGGAGGTGAGGGCGCTCACCCGCTGA
- a CDS encoding DUF5723 family protein, whose product MKLPRRTGALLGASLALAAFAAPAAAQVPLAPRALGLGGAYVGTARGHEALFANPANLGLSGNPAWSLGFPQVAAGLNLLGPRVGDLPDFFNYDDLTDERKSELLAAVPASGTALEADVRAPLVTYQNGRLALGVAYGLRGEHTVGRDLVDLFLNGYQEGRTTYQVGNTRGRRATFWDFAAGYGTSAGPLSVGATAHYYLGRSLVQTRAFEPRYDLQARDIEVDYVGVGARGGRGWGLDLGAALGPVRGLTVSAVVANALGSMEWSDERTGKSVTLTRADFREAELQFVRNRYDQSEQDLGSDPTGAFAAAAVGLTENATLPTTLRVGAAWALPGVGTTLTAAFHDDLSEGRLAGRWTRLLGGGVQQKLPVGTVRVGFSSDLEDGSMASGGLTLGPVDLAAARFTTGDASGGERNGWIGSFGLSVRAY is encoded by the coding sequence ATGAAGCTCCCCCGCCGGACCGGCGCCCTGCTGGGCGCCTCGCTCGCGCTCGCCGCCTTCGCCGCCCCCGCGGCAGCCCAGGTTCCGCTCGCCCCGCGCGCTCTCGGGCTGGGCGGCGCCTACGTAGGCACCGCGCGCGGGCACGAGGCCCTGTTCGCGAACCCCGCCAACCTGGGGCTCTCCGGGAACCCCGCCTGGTCGCTCGGCTTCCCCCAGGTGGCCGCGGGGTTGAACCTGCTCGGGCCGCGGGTGGGCGACCTCCCCGACTTCTTCAACTACGACGACCTGACCGACGAGCGGAAATCCGAGCTGCTCGCGGCGGTCCCGGCCAGCGGCACGGCGCTGGAGGCGGACGTGCGGGCGCCGCTCGTGACCTACCAGAACGGCCGCCTCGCGCTGGGCGTCGCCTACGGCCTCCGGGGCGAGCACACCGTCGGCAGGGACCTGGTGGACCTCTTCCTCAACGGGTACCAGGAGGGGCGCACCACCTACCAGGTGGGGAACACCCGCGGCCGCCGCGCCACCTTCTGGGACTTCGCCGCCGGCTACGGCACCAGCGCCGGTCCGCTGAGCGTCGGCGCCACCGCGCACTACTACCTGGGCCGCTCGCTGGTGCAGACGCGCGCCTTCGAGCCGCGCTACGACCTGCAGGCCCGCGACATCGAGGTGGACTACGTGGGCGTGGGCGCCAGGGGCGGGCGCGGCTGGGGGCTCGACCTGGGCGCCGCGCTGGGGCCGGTCCGCGGCCTCACGGTGAGCGCGGTGGTCGCGAACGCGCTGGGCTCCATGGAGTGGAGCGACGAGCGCACGGGGAAGAGCGTGACGCTCACCCGCGCCGATTTCCGCGAGGCCGAGCTGCAGTTCGTCCGCAACCGGTACGACCAGAGCGAGCAGGACCTGGGGAGCGACCCCACCGGCGCCTTTGCTGCCGCGGCCGTGGGGCTGACGGAGAACGCCACGCTCCCCACTACCCTGCGCGTCGGCGCCGCCTGGGCGCTCCCGGGCGTCGGCACCACCCTGACGGCGGCCTTCCACGACGACCTCTCCGAGGGGCGCCTCGCCGGCCGCTGGACCCGCCTCCTGGGTGGGGGCGTGCAGCAGAAGCTCCCCGTGGGGACGGTGCGGGTCGGCTTCTCGTCGGACCTGGAGGACGGCAGCATGGCCTCCGGCGGGCTCACCCTGGGCCCGGTCGACCTGGCCGCGGCGCGCTTCACGACCGGCGACGCCAGCGGCGGCGAGCGCAACGGCTGGATCGGGAGCTTCGGGCTGAGCGTTCGGGCCTACTGA
- the lepA gene encoding translation elongation factor 4: MRLDHIRNFCIVAHIDHGKSTLADRLIEATGTLQMREMKEQVLDSMDIERERGITIKLNAVRMTYAARDGKSYQLNLIDTPGHVDFTYEVSRSLAACEGAILVVDASQGVQAQTLSNLFLAMEAGLEIVPVLNKIDLPGAEPERRREELVDLLGVDPDDVLLASAKAGTGIAEILEAVVARVPPPEGDPAAPPRALIFDSYYDKYVGAVPSIRVMDGVFRPGMRVAFGSNDAVYPVDEVGYLQLGRFSTPELRPGEVGYMIAGIKQVAHTRSGDTILDADHRAAELIPGFQEVKPMVFAGIYTTATEQYEELRDALAKLKLNDASLSYEPETSLALGFGFRCGFLGLLHMEIIQERLEREFDLDLITTVPNVKYHVAMTDGEDLWVESPSALPDPTKLDRVEEPYVRARIMCPAEYIGGVQKLCHERRGDFKGMNYPDPQRVELSYELPLAEIVLDFYDRLKSSTRGYASLDYEMADYRANPLVKLDMMINGDPVDAFSVIIHRDKAYEYGRTIAEKLRQLIPRQMFDVAIQAAIGNKIIARESIKAMRKNVTAKCYGGDISRKRKLLEKQKEGKKRMKQVGTVEIPQEAFLAVLKVGE; this comes from the coding sequence TTGCGACTCGACCATATTCGGAACTTCTGCATCGTCGCGCACATCGACCACGGAAAGTCCACCCTGGCGGACCGGCTGATCGAGGCCACCGGGACCCTGCAGATGCGGGAGATGAAGGAGCAGGTCCTCGACTCCATGGACATCGAGCGCGAGCGCGGGATCACCATCAAGCTCAACGCGGTGCGGATGACCTACGCCGCGCGCGACGGGAAGTCGTACCAGCTCAACCTCATCGACACGCCGGGGCACGTGGACTTCACCTACGAGGTGTCGCGCTCGCTCGCCGCGTGCGAGGGGGCGATCCTGGTGGTGGACGCCTCGCAGGGGGTGCAGGCGCAGACGCTCTCGAACCTCTTCCTGGCGATGGAGGCGGGGCTGGAGATCGTCCCCGTCCTCAACAAGATCGACCTCCCGGGTGCCGAGCCGGAGCGCCGGCGCGAGGAGCTGGTGGACCTGCTGGGGGTGGACCCGGACGACGTGCTCCTGGCCTCCGCCAAGGCGGGGACCGGGATCGCGGAGATCCTGGAGGCCGTGGTGGCGAGGGTGCCGCCGCCGGAGGGCGACCCCGCCGCGCCGCCGCGGGCGCTGATCTTCGACTCGTACTACGACAAGTACGTGGGCGCGGTCCCCAGCATCCGGGTGATGGACGGGGTGTTCCGCCCCGGGATGCGGGTCGCCTTCGGCTCCAACGACGCCGTGTACCCGGTGGACGAGGTGGGATACCTGCAGCTGGGCCGCTTCTCCACGCCGGAGCTGCGCCCGGGCGAGGTGGGATACATGATCGCCGGGATCAAGCAGGTGGCCCACACCCGCTCCGGCGACACCATCCTGGACGCGGACCATCGCGCCGCCGAGCTGATCCCCGGCTTCCAGGAGGTCAAGCCCATGGTGTTCGCGGGGATCTACACCACGGCCACCGAGCAGTACGAGGAGCTGCGCGACGCGCTGGCGAAGCTGAAGCTGAACGACGCTTCGCTCTCGTACGAGCCGGAGACCTCGCTGGCGCTGGGATTCGGCTTCCGCTGCGGGTTCCTGGGGCTGCTCCACATGGAGATCATCCAGGAGCGGCTGGAGCGCGAGTTCGACCTGGACCTCATCACCACCGTCCCCAACGTGAAGTACCACGTGGCGATGACCGACGGTGAGGACCTGTGGGTGGAGAGCCCGAGCGCGCTCCCGGACCCCACCAAGCTGGACCGCGTGGAGGAGCCGTACGTGCGCGCCCGCATCATGTGCCCTGCGGAGTACATCGGGGGGGTGCAGAAGCTCTGCCACGAGCGGCGCGGCGACTTCAAGGGGATGAACTACCCGGACCCGCAGCGGGTGGAGCTGTCCTACGAGCTGCCTCTGGCGGAGATCGTCCTGGACTTCTACGACCGTCTTAAGTCGTCCACCCGCGGCTACGCCTCGCTCGACTACGAGATGGCGGACTACCGGGCCAACCCGCTGGTCAAGCTGGACATGATGATCAACGGCGACCCGGTGGACGCCTTCAGCGTCATCATCCACCGGGACAAGGCGTACGAGTACGGCCGTACCATCGCGGAGAAGCTCCGGCAGCTCATCCCCCGGCAGATGTTCGACGTGGCCATCCAGGCGGCCATCGGGAACAAGATCATCGCCCGCGAGAGCATCAAGGCCATGCGCAAGAACGTGACGGCCAAGTGCTACGGCGGCGACATCAGCCGCAAGCGCAAGCTCCTGGAGAAGCAGAAGGAGGGGAAGAAGCGGATGAAGCAGGTGGGGACCGTGGAGATCCCGCAGGAGGCGTTCCTGGCCGTGCTCAAGGTAGGGGAGTGA
- a CDS encoding glycosyltransferase family 9 protein produces MTREDPASPTVVRAPNHLGDLVMALPALAAAGGADVQVVRWLAPLLEMVRQEDGTGVRRVLPLDRGSRGTLDAARELRRLRYARGILLTPSFSSALLFRLGGVRHRRGTPTDSRGPLLTDRVVLPSARVHRAALYAALVSGELPGRPPVPRLHVPAREASRWRELAGRADGPLVGVFPGSNAPSRRWDADRYAALVRRLDRRGVRVAVFGSPSERALTAEVAGGRALDLGGRTDLPLLAAGLAECALLVTNDSGPMHLAAAVGTPTLSLQGPGDPAVTRPLGDGQHMVRAGDLPCISCVRNVCPRSGPGYVLPDAHRECMRLIEVADVEAVVCARLPAGRAPARSP; encoded by the coding sequence GTGACCCGGGAGGACCCCGCCTCGCCCACCGTCGTCCGGGCCCCCAATCACCTCGGGGACCTCGTCATGGCGCTCCCGGCCCTCGCGGCGGCCGGGGGCGCCGACGTGCAGGTGGTCCGCTGGCTCGCTCCACTGCTGGAGATGGTCCGGCAGGAGGACGGGACCGGGGTCCGCCGGGTGCTCCCCCTGGACCGCGGCAGCCGGGGCACGCTGGACGCCGCGCGCGAGCTCCGCCGGCTCCGCTACGCCCGCGGCATCCTGCTGACCCCGTCCTTTTCGTCGGCCCTCCTCTTCCGGCTCGGGGGCGTTCGCCACAGGCGGGGCACGCCCACCGACTCCCGCGGCCCGCTCCTGACCGACCGCGTGGTCCTCCCGTCGGCCCGGGTCCACCGGGCCGCTCTCTACGCGGCGCTCGTGTCGGGTGAGCTCCCCGGCCGCCCTCCGGTTCCGCGCCTGCACGTCCCGGCGCGGGAGGCCTCCCGGTGGCGGGAGCTGGCGGGCCGGGCGGACGGCCCGCTCGTGGGGGTGTTCCCGGGGAGCAACGCTCCATCCAGGCGCTGGGACGCGGACCGGTACGCCGCGCTGGTGCGGCGGCTGGATCGCCGCGGAGTCCGGGTCGCCGTCTTCGGGAGCCCGTCCGAGCGGGCGCTGACCGCGGAGGTCGCCGGGGGCCGCGCGCTCGACCTGGGCGGGCGCACCGACCTCCCGCTCCTGGCCGCCGGACTGGCGGAGTGCGCCCTGCTGGTGACCAACGACAGCGGTCCGATGCACCTCGCCGCGGCGGTGGGCACCCCCACCCTCTCCCTCCAGGGCCCGGGCGACCCCGCGGTGACGCGCCCGCTCGGCGACGGCCAGCACATGGTCCGCGCGGGGGACCTTCCCTGTATCTCCTGCGTCCGCAACGTCTGCCCGCGCAGCGGGCCCGGGTACGTGCTCCCCGACGCGCACCGCGAGTGCATGCGCCTCATCGAGGTCGCCGACGTGGAAGCGGTCGTGTGCGCACGCCTCCCGGCGGGGAGGGCGCCCGCCCGCTCCCCGTGA